Below is a window of Veillonella rodentium DNA.
CCTGGCACTCTTATAGAAATGAATGCGTCAGGAAAAGCTCATATGGCTTACCCCCGCGACTGTTGGGGTTGTGTTTCGTGTGTGAAAGAATGTCCTGTACAGGCTATAGCTTTTTATTTGGGGGCTGATATGGGAGGTCAGGGCGGCATGATGACCGTAGAAACAAAAGATCATTTTTTATATTGGCACATTAAGACTGGCGATGGACGACAAGAAACGATTACAATTGATCGTCAAGAATCCAATCAATATTAGAAAGGATAGAAATTATGAGTACATTTTCCCATTTAGATGAATTAGAGGCCGAGTCTATCTATATCATTCGTGAGGTGGCGGCTCAATGTGAAAAACCGGTTATGCTTTATTCTATAGGTAAAGACAGTTCCGTTATGCTACATTTGGCATTAAAGGCTTTCTATCCGGAAAAACCGCCATTTCCGTTTCTTCATGTAAATACAACATGGAAATTTAAAGAAATGATCCGATTTCGAGATGAAACTGCTAAAAATTTGGGTATTGATATGATTGAATACATTAATCTGGATGGTGTGAAAAAAGGTATTAACCCTTTCGATCATGGTTCTGCGTATACTGATATTATGAAGACACAAGCTTTAAAGCAAGCCCTTATGAAATATGGATTCGATGCAGCCTTCGGCGGTGGCCGTCGGGATGAAGAAAAATCACGTGCGAAGGAACGTATTTTTTCTTTCCGTAACGCAGAACAGGCATGGAATCCTAAAAATCAACGACCGG
It encodes the following:
- the cysD gene encoding sulfate adenylyltransferase subunit CysD translates to MMSTFSHLDELEAESIYIIREVAAQCEKPVMLYSIGKDSSVMLHLALKAFYPEKPPFPFLHVNTTWKFKEMIRFRDETAKNLGIDMIEYINLDGVKKGINPFDHGSAYTDIMKTQALKQALMKYGFDAAFGGGRRDEEKSRAKERIFSFRNAEQAWNPKNQRPEMWNLFNTKINKGESMRVFPISNWTETDIWQYIKREQIDIVPLYFAAERPVVERDGNIIMIDDDRFPLQPGEKPVMKSVRFRTLGCYPLTGGVESTAHTLDEIIEETLSAVSSERTTRVIDSEAAGSMERRKREGYF
- a CDS encoding 4Fe-4S dicluster domain-containing protein translates to MSIAIDSKRCIGCKRCTVVCPGTLIEMNASGKAHMAYPRDCWGCVSCVKECPVQAIAFYLGADMGGQGGMMTVETKDHFLYWHIKTGDGRQETITIDRQESNQY